From one Culex quinquefasciatus strain JHB chromosome 3, VPISU_Cqui_1.0_pri_paternal, whole genome shotgun sequence genomic stretch:
- the LOC6041010 gene encoding uncharacterized protein LOC6041010 — protein MDSRASDVLKKQRYLAAQTLQKANEMFDRSPLRNSSSSSSRKYSAHTPPTQDQLRYDDESMLSVQPRQYRSINITELEEEHTIHMQATPQKVSFEPTEMTARSTGEMDALRRRLTVDALAPDIQQLLHASISDEVREFAGGKPSIDSAVHLLQHDDRPDLSLPRTADMSRLSSMRDSLSSNPRQPKTQDFWDVSAAPAFGESWMKKELSQLEDISFRPADEQQSRLMEDEMAWEQEQAIIPEMNAAKGHPAPKGASQKLPKNLKNHVDFSCFSGFLGQEATRIEDSSYCSVGEYFNKMSDDLKGMIPDDASPPRRTPLPLVDMSNLGTPNETTTARGGASPGKRQHGGQKVTSDKENSTLNMSSIMNVINSMGSDESPSAFYEKIRQLRAAKAPPATTDPAPARSARASVPAPEKRPSAKPIQKTTSLKTDLSSVTKTPSFVRDLSEAQSKLSDTASFTESLLESSAFVPIRVAGRIATSSPMTAPPSAAKSLQSEAEGTYRISTAKKPLLETYRVSTATKMSEHQLDLPPIPMIPRGDPPKCQKQMTFLDVPGAKPNRKRRSSSATRQELLEAQEKHAEVVNEVAAAAQKRSRSPANGAELRVVAGGPTVGYHETPKSSMAFGGRPQAAAQQVNKSYLSPEPRSREFKVRSPYSSPKGEQDRNEQRYTFGSPKSVASSVDSGIPEFPKSPVSDAGRSNLLASAGRSASQCSVAGSEYSHKDGVLPLKATHTEISWGSTKLRQNARKIMQIKNTSGKRLVIRACISGPGFQLGGIEQSEMLTLQSQECRTIVVNFCPTVIGPAIGCVCFQPPHDCHSQRVVTLYGYGGEASIKVEGIQKGPSGPFLELGQARNLGRPLEKSFSLYNKGSLAAFARIGIDKKGLDQAFLATAVFVQPQKVIIPANSYAHIRVTFKPRRQDVEKILQKQVDVLSITNLHIMWGDEPTRHRTRKIITTIKQNELQDRNKITPYGSVCDTFPGERELDELDNFAEHMFETMHELFLTFREYELVLTVDRALDDSMVHDLSLSEDSSALFKTMYATSSEAGSPRLPDEISPGIPATWSAKRDSGESWSVRPTRLDYRTNERTKQFVIKSNFYTTQFFELNSNYRPFFKFSPMEGQIRPGQEVVVNVSFQMGPPQAQQQHEQPIVIVVYIENEKITIPVNIITRSRPGVGPY, from the exons ATGGACTCGCGAGCGTCCGACGTTCTGAAGAAGCAGCGCTATTTGGCCGCTCAAACGCTGCAGAAAGCCAACGAAATGTTTGACCGCAGTCCGTTGCGGaatagtagcagcagcagcagccggaaGTATTCCGCTCACACTCCGCCAACGCAGGACCAGCTTCGGTACGACGATGAATCGATGCTGTCGGTGCAACCGCGTCAGTACCGGTCGATCAACATCACCGAGCTGGAGGAGGAACACACGATCCACATGCAGGCCACTCCGCAGAAGGTTTCGTTCGAACCGACGGAGATGACGGCGCGCTCAACGGGCGAGATGGACGCGCTCCGTCGGAGACTTACGGTGGATGCGTTGGCGCCGGACATTCAGCAGTTGCTGCACGCGAGCATTTCCGACGAGGTGCGGGAGTTTGCCGGTGGTAAACCGTCGATTGATTCCGCGGTGCACTTGCTTCAGCACGATGACCGGCCGGATTTGAGTCTGCCCCGGACGGCCGACATGAGCCGGCTGTCGTCGATGCGGGATTCACTTAGTTCTAATCCGCGGCAACCCAAGACGCAGGACTTTTGGGACGTTTCCGCTGCGCCCGCGTTTGGTGAAAGCTGGATGAAGAAGGAACTGTCCCAGCTGGAGGACATAAGCTTTCGGCCGGCCGACGAGCAGCAGTCCCGACTGATGGAAGACGAAATGGCCTGGGAGCAGGAGCAGGCGATTATTCCGGAGATGAATGCGGCCAAGGGTCATCCAGCTCCGAAGGGAGCGTCCCAAAAGCTGCCGAAAAATCTTAAGAACCACGTCGATTTCTCCTGCTTTTCGGGCTTTTTGGGGCAGGAGGCGACCCGTATCGAGGACAGCAGCTACTGCTCGGTGGGGGAGTACTTTAACAAAATGTCCGACGACCTGAAGGGGATGATTCCGGACGATGCGAGTCCGCCCCGGCGAACTCCGCTGCCGCTGGTGGACATGAGCAATCTGGGCACGCCAAACGAGACGACGACGGCACGTGGCGGTGCAAGCCCGGGAAAGCGCCAGCATGGTGGACAGAAGGTGACGTCGGACAAGGAGAACAGTACGCTGAACATGTCGAGCATCATGAATGTTATCA aCTCGATGGGCTCGGACGAATCTCCCTCCGCATTCTACGAGAAAATCCGACAACTGCGTGCCGCCAAGGCTCCTCCCGCCACCACAGACCCAGCTCCCGCAAGATCAGCACGCGCCAGCGTTCCCGCCCCGGAGAAACGCCCGTCGGCCAAACCCATCCAAAAGACAACTTCGCTCAAAACCGACCTCAGCTCAGTCACCAAAACCCCCTCCTTTGTGCGAGACCTGAGCGAGGCCCAGTCGAAGCTTTCCGACACCGCAAGTTTCACCGAATCGCTTCTCGAATCGTCGGCGTTCGTGCCAATCCGAGTCGCCGGTCGAATCGCAACGTCAAGCCCGATGACGGCACCACCTTCAGCGGCGAAATCCCTCCAAAGTGAGGCCGAAGGAACGTACCGCATTTCCACCGCCAAGAAGCCCCTCCTCGAAACGTACCGCGTCTCAACAGCCACCAAAATGTCCGAGCACCAGCTCGATCTGCCGCCGATTCCGATGATCCCGCGCGGTGACCCCCCCAAGTGTCAAAAGCAGATGACCTTCCTGGACGTGCCTGGCGCCAAACCGAACCGCAAGCGGCGCTCGAGCTCGGCCACGCGCCAGGAACTGCTCGAGGCGCAGGAAAAGCACGCCGAAGTGGTGAACGAGGTGGCGGCCGCCGCTCAGAAGCGATCCCGTTCGCCGGCCAACGGCGCCGAGCTGCGGGTCGTGGCTGGTGGGCCGACGGTGGGCTACCACGAGACGCCCAAGAGTTCGATGGCGTTCGGGGGGAGGCCACAGGCGGCGGCACAGCAGGTGAACAAGTCGTACCTGTCGCCGGAACCGCGCTCGAGGGAATTCAAGGTTCGATCGCCGTACTCGTCGCCGAAGGGGGAGCAGGACCGGAACGAGCAGAG GTACACCTTTGGCTCGCCCAAATCGGTGGCGTCCAGCGTGGACTCGGGCATCCCGGAGTTTCCCAAATCACCGGTGTCGGACGCGGGCCGGTCAAATCTGCTCGCTTCGGCGGGTCGTTCCGCTTCGCAGTGTTCCGTCGCCGGCAGTGAGTACAGCCACAAGGACGGGGTGCTGCCGTTGAAGGCCACCCACACGGAGATATCGTGGGGCAGTACGAAGCTGCGGCAGAACGCGCGGAAGATCATGCAGATTAAGAATACATCTGGGAAGCGGTTGGTGATTCGGGCGTGTATTTCGGGGCCCGGGTTCCAGTTGGGGGGGATCGAGCAGAGTGAAATGTTGACGCTGCAGAGCCAGGAATGTCGTACGATTGTGGTGAACTTTTGTCCGACGGTGATTGGACCGGCGATTGGGTGTGTTTGTTTTCAGCCGCCGCACGATTGTCACTCCCAGCGAGTGGTTACGTTGTACGGGTACGGCGGGGAGGCGTCGATCAAGGTTGAGGGAATTCAGAAGGGACCGAGCGGACCGTTTTTGGAGCTTGGCCAGGCGCGCAACTTGGGACGTCCGTTGGAAAAGTCGTTTTCGTTGTACAACAAGGGAAGTTTGGCTGCGTTCGCCCGGATTGGGATCGACAAGAAGGGCTTGGATCAGGCATTTTTGGCTACGGCCGTTTTCGTGCAGCCCCAGAAGGTCATCATCCCGGCGAACAGCTACGCTCACATCCGAGTCACGTTCAAGCCTCGTCGCCAGGACGTGGAGAAGATTCTGCAGAAGCAGGTCGATGTCCTCTCGATTACCAACCTGCACATCATGTGGGGTGACGAACCGACTCGGCATCGCACCCGCAAGATCATCACCACAATCAAACAGAACGAACTGCAAGACCGGAACAAGATAACCCCGTACGGCTCGGTCTGCGACACCTTTCCGGGCGAGCGCGAACTCGACGAGTTGGACAATTTCGCCGAACACATGTTCGAGACCATGCACGAGCTGTTCCTGACGTTCCGCGAGTACGAACTGGTCCTGACCGTGGATCGGGCCCTCGACGACAGCATGGTGCACGATCTGTCGCTCTCAGAAGACAGCAGCGCCCTGTTCAAAACCATGTACGCCACCAGCTCGGAAGCCGGCTCGCCTCGTCTCCCGGATGAAATCTCGCCGGGGATTCCAGCGACCTGGTCCGCCAAGCGAGACAGCGGCGAATCGTGGAGTGTCCGCCCAACCCGGCTGGACTACCGGACCAACGAGCGCACCAAACAGTTTGTGATCAAGAGCAACTTTTACACCACGCAGTTCTTCGAGCTCAACTCCAACTACCGGCCGTTCTTCAAGTTTTCCCCGATGGAGGGCCAGATCCGGCCCGGCCAGGAGGTGGTCGTGAACGTGAGCTTCCAAATGGGACCGCCGCAGGCACAACAGCAGCACGAGCAGCCCATCGTCATTGTG GTTTACATCGAGAACGAGAAAATCACCATTCCAGTGAACATCATCACCAGAAGCCGACCCGGTGTCGGACCGTACTGA